One window of Erwinia aphidicola genomic DNA carries:
- the purE gene encoding 5-(carboxyamino)imidazole ribonucleotide mutase, which yields MSSNAAPARIAIVMGSKSDWATMQFAAEILTSLDVPFHCEVVSAHRTPDKLFSFAEQAADNGFQVIIAGAGGAAHLPGMLAAKTLVPVLGVPVQSAALSGVDSLYSIVQMPRGIPVGTLAIGKAGAANAALLAAQILALHDAALAGRLANWRQTQTDDVLNNPDPQVEA from the coding sequence ATGTCATCCAACGCCGCCCCGGCCCGCATTGCTATTGTTATGGGTTCCAAAAGTGACTGGGCAACCATGCAGTTTGCAGCGGAAATCCTCACCAGCCTCGACGTTCCGTTCCACTGTGAAGTGGTGTCTGCGCACCGAACCCCGGACAAACTGTTCAGCTTTGCCGAACAGGCCGCCGATAACGGCTTCCAGGTGATTATTGCGGGTGCAGGCGGCGCGGCGCATCTGCCGGGCATGCTGGCTGCGAAAACCCTGGTGCCGGTGCTGGGCGTGCCGGTGCAGAGCGCGGCGCTGAGCGGGGTCGACAGCCTGTACTCTATCGTGCAGATGCCGCGCGGCATCCCGGTCGGTACGCTGGCGATTGGCAAAGCCGGTGCGGCGAACGCCGCCCTGCTGGCTGCGCAGATCCTTGCACTGCACGATGCTGCGCTGGCGGGCCGCCTGGCAAACTGGCGCCAGACGCAGACCGATGACGTGCTGAACAACCCGGACCCGCAGGTGGAAGCATGA
- the lpxH gene encoding UDP-2,3-diacylglucosamine diphosphatase: MSHTLFIADLHLCTEEPAITAGFLHFLRREAQHADALYILGDLFEAWIGDDDPNPLHAEVATALHQLNIPCYFIHGNRDFLVGKRFARAAGMTLLPQEQVLKLYGRRVLIMHGDTLCTDDEGYQRYRQKVQQRWLQRVFLALPLFVRQRIARKMRNGSKQANRNKDLAIMDVNPQAVVDAMSRHQVPCLIHGHTHRPAVHALNINGQPAERLVLGAWHEEGSMIKVGPDEIALISFPF, encoded by the coding sequence ATGTCGCACACGCTGTTTATCGCAGATCTGCATCTGTGTACTGAAGAACCGGCAATCACTGCCGGTTTTCTGCATTTTTTACGCCGTGAAGCGCAGCACGCCGATGCGCTGTATATTCTCGGCGATCTGTTTGAAGCCTGGATCGGTGACGACGACCCGAACCCGCTGCACGCCGAAGTGGCGACCGCGCTGCACCAGCTCAACATCCCCTGCTATTTTATCCACGGCAACCGCGATTTCCTGGTCGGGAAACGCTTCGCGCGCGCGGCGGGGATGACGCTGCTGCCGCAAGAGCAGGTGCTGAAGCTGTACGGCAGGCGCGTGCTGATTATGCACGGCGACACGCTGTGTACCGACGACGAGGGCTATCAGCGCTATCGCCAGAAGGTGCAACAGCGCTGGCTGCAACGCGTTTTCCTTGCCCTGCCGCTGTTCGTGCGCCAGCGCATCGCGCGCAAGATGCGCAACGGCAGCAAGCAGGCCAACCGCAATAAAGATCTCGCGATTATGGATGTCAATCCGCAGGCGGTGGTCGACGCCATGAGCCGCCATCAGGTGCCCTGTCTGATCCACGGGCATACTCATCGCCCGGCCGTGCATGCACTGAACATTAACGGTCAGCCCGCCGAACGCCTGGTGCTCGGCGCCTGGCACGAAGAGGGTTCGATGATCAAAGTCGGCCCTGATGAGATTGCGCTGATTTCCTTCCCGTTCTGA
- the ppiB gene encoding peptidylprolyl isomerase B yields the protein MVTFQTNHGDIVIKTFDDKAPATVANFLEYCREGFYDNTIFHRVINGFMIQGGGFEPGMKQKETKAEIQNEASNGLKNTKGTLAMARTQAPHSATAQFFINVADNDFLNFRDESLQGWGYCVFAEVVEGMDVVEKIKAVSTGRSGMHQDVPKDDVIIQKVTVSE from the coding sequence ATGGTTACTTTCCAGACTAATCATGGCGATATCGTCATCAAAACTTTCGACGATAAAGCACCGGCTACCGTTGCGAACTTCCTGGAATACTGCCGCGAAGGTTTCTACGACAACACCATCTTCCACCGCGTGATCAACGGCTTTATGATCCAGGGCGGCGGCTTTGAGCCGGGCATGAAGCAGAAAGAGACCAAAGCTGAGATCCAGAACGAAGCCAGCAACGGTCTGAAAAACACCAAAGGCACGCTGGCAATGGCGCGTACTCAGGCTCCTCACTCGGCTACCGCGCAGTTCTTTATTAACGTGGCAGACAACGACTTCCTGAACTTCCGTGACGAAAGCCTGCAGGGCTGGGGTTACTGCGTGTTTGCTGAAGTGGTTGAAGGTATGGACGTGGTTGAGAAAATCAAAGCCGTGTCTACCGGCCGCAGCGGCATGCACCAGGATGTGCCAAAAGACGATGTGATTATCCAGAAAGTCACCGTCAGCGAATAA